From one Brachypodium distachyon strain Bd21 chromosome 4, Brachypodium_distachyon_v3.0, whole genome shotgun sequence genomic stretch:
- the LOC100833305 gene encoding iron-sulfur assembly protein IscA-like 2, mitochondrial — translation MAMASARPPLLRCFALLFNSRVRANHRLLASPFSTAGNAEIPSPVEPEAVSLTDNCVRRLKELHSKESSAESNMLRLSVEAGGCSGFQYTFALDDKKNSDDRVFEKNGVKLVVDNVSYDFVKGSTVDYVEELICSSFVVSTNPSAVGGCSCKSSFMVNLFSALLV, via the exons atggcgatggcCTCGGCGAGGCCCCCACTCCTCCGCTGCTTCGCGCTGCTGTTTAACAGCCGCGTCCGCGCGAaccaccgcctcctcgcctcccCTTTCTCCACCGCTGGCAATGCCGAGATACCGTCGCCGGTGGAGCCGGAGGCCGTCAGCTTGACTGATAATTGCGTCCGT AGATTGAAAGAGTTACACTCCAAAGAATCGTCCGCTGAGAGTAACATGTTGCGCTTGAGTGTTGAAGCTGGTGGGTGTTCTGGATTCCAATACACCTTCGCACTTGATGACAAGAAAAATTCAGATGATAG GGTCTTTGAGAAGAATGGTGTTAAGTTGGTTGTTGACAATGTCTCATATGACTTTGTGAAAGGCTCAACTGTTGACTATGTCGAGGAACTGATATGCTCGTCATTTGTG GTGTCAACAAATCCAAGTGCGGTTGGAGGCTGCAGTTGCAAGAGTTCCTTCATGGTTAATTTATTTTCAGCATTGTTAGTTTGA
- the LOC100833612 gene encoding LOW QUALITY PROTEIN: carotenoid 9,10(9',10')-cleavage dioxygenase (The sequence of the model RefSeq protein was modified relative to this genomic sequence to represent the inferred CDS: deleted 2 bases in 1 codon) encodes MCYKLRSNSSHDCRKIRRVSIRMLTTSSPRTFRPSRTCRPAFSLSARTSSSSITANSKKPLFQELQRQLSLKIDDASQILKNAPHRLLDAIVDSTFKFTAQALLPSESNFAPVDEIGGSTEILQIEGEIPEDFPEGVYIRNGSNPLFGALHSTMSVFGESNEIWVEGEGMLHALYFTKNCSASWSVSYANRYVQSETLKIEKARQKPCFLPAIEGDSAAIIAAYILNYLRFGEVNKNISNTNVFEHAGRVYAVAESHQPQEICIQNLETGNTWDIHGEWDRPFTAHPKVAPVTGELVIFGSDAKKPFLVVGVVSDDGTKLKHKVDLKLDRCTLCHDIGVTLKYNIILDLPLTIDIGRLTTGGQLIEYEKEGYARIGIMPRYGDAESVIWFEVEPLCMFHLTNCFEDGEEVVVQGLRSADSIIPGPRLRLSKHDMPPERSELTRYGKTMKQGINEKLFSRLYEWRLNLKTKTISGEYLTGTEFSLEFPMINNHYTGVHHSYAYAQIVDSLTRPDGSHEKVLPKYGGFAKICLADRQNVNKETSEEDLIKMEKHWLGEDQFCSGASFVPRVGGSHEDDGWIISFVHNERTNKSQVHIIDTRRFEGAPVAKITLPQRVPYGFHGTFVHTNVNGCMKTKPAKKWTA; translated from the exons ATGTGCTATAAATTGAGGTCAAATTCTTCTCATGATTGCAGGAAGATTAGGCGTGTCTCTATCAGAATGTTGACAACTTCATCCCCCCGTACCTTTAGACCTTCCCGTACCTGTAGACCTGCTTTCTCTCTGAGTGCAAGAACTTCGTCGAGCTCTATAACCGCAAATTCAAAG aaACCTTTGTTCCAGGAGCTCCAGAGGCAGCTTTCTTTGAAGATTGATGATGCCTCGCAGATACTGAAGAATGCACCACACAGGCTTTTGGATGCAATAGTTGACTCAACCTTCAAATTTACTGCTCAGGCTCTGCTCCCATCTGAG AGCAACTTTGCACCAGTTGATGAGATCGGTGGCTCCACAGAGATACTCCAGATTGAAGGAGAGATACCTGAAGATTTCCCGGAAGGCGTATACATCAGAAATG GTTCCAATCCCCTCTTTGGCGCCCTACATTCAACTATGTCAGTCTTTGGAGAGTCCAATGAGATATGGGTTGAGGGAGAGGGCATGCTCCATGCCCTCTACTTCACCAAGAACTGTTCAGCTTCTTGGTCAGTCTCATATGCCAACCGCTATGTGCAATCTGAAACATTGAAGATAGAAAAAGCTCGCCAGAAACCATGCTTCCTCCCTGCAATTGAGGGTGACTCTgcagccatcatcgccgcttATATCCTAAACTAT CTGAGGTTTGGCGAGGTGAACAAGAACATTAGCAACACCAATGTGTTTGAACATGCAGGTAGGGTGTACGCTGTTGCTGAGAGCCATCAGCCCCAGGAAATCTGCATACAGAATCTTGAGACAGGCAATACCTGGGACATTCATGGGGAATGGGATCGGCCCTTCACAGCTCACCCAAAG GTAGCTCCTGTTACAGGGGAGCTTGTCATCTTTGGTTCAGATGCAAAGAAGCCTTTCTTAGTTGTTGGGGTTGTCTCTG ATGATGGAACCAAACTAAAGCATAAAGTTGACCTCAAGCTGGACAGGTGTACACTTTGTCATGACATAGGAGTTACTCTGAA GTACAACATAATCCTGGATTTACCACTTACTATTGACATTGGTAGACTCACTACAGGCGGTCA GCTGATCGAATATGAGAAGGAAGGTTATGCCAGAATCGGGATTATGCCTCGCTACGGTGACGCAGAGTCAGTTATTTGGTTTGAGGTTGAACCACTCTGCATGTTCCATCTTACCAACTGCTTCGAAGATGGTGAAGAG GTTGTTGTCCAGGGCCTCCGTTCAGCTGATTCCATCATACCAGGGCCAAGACTTCGGCTAAGCAAACATGATATGCCCCCTGAAAGATCCGAGCTTACAAGATATGGCAAGACTATGAAACAAGGAATTAATGAGAAATTATTCTCTCGCTTATATGAATGGAGATTGAACCTGAAAACAAAGACTATTTCAGGGGAATATTTGACTGGAACAGAGTTCTCACTAGAATTCCCAATGATCAACAACCACTACACAGGCGTGCATCATAGTTATGCCTATGCACAAATAGTGGATTCTTTAACAAGACCTGATGGTAGTCACGAGAAAG TACTCCCAAAATATGGAGGTTTTGCAAAAATATGCCTTGCAGACAGACAGAATGTAAATAAAGAG ACCTCGGAAGAAGATTTAATAAAGATGGAGAAGCATTGGCTTGGTGAAGATCAGTTCTGCTCTGGAGCATCATTTGTTCCAAGAGTTGGTGGCTCGCATGAAGATGATGGGTGGATAATTTCTTTTGTGCATAATGAAAGAACTAATAAATCACAG GTGCACATTATAGACACCCGAAGATTTGAAGGTGCTCCTGTTGCAAAAATAACATTGCCACAAAGAGTACCCTATGGATTTCATGGAACTTTTGTTCATACCAAC GTAAATGGGTGCATGAAGACCAAACCAGCAAAAAAATGGACAGCTTAA